One region of Armigeres subalbatus isolate Guangzhou_Male chromosome 3, GZ_Asu_2, whole genome shotgun sequence genomic DNA includes:
- the LOC134226334 gene encoding uncharacterized protein LOC134226334, producing the protein MDGNFDQDNFTQFLREGVDYEIVDVDDTLISEQLFDTEHQTQPKRKKPQIVELAELPRTPDQKKYRFKGVFIARNFKGQKHGENVGELLITADSTDEVVKQTWDFTSKFLQREVFFRYPQSTASSSTDLELCVKESEPSFEDFDKFVLFSDKISKRYYTPSSLTSNMLHSWYNKDVNIFIYRYSVAVTSSQQWDKVKAKQLKPSNPDRSGAPSNVNLFETVAELKEAHREHYVSDDINWSIWATYILKQPEHLRTRLIASGPPDTMVRLFRPVPIHPDSILVKTKQELKVARNVVDFFDDELKDLRTCTDSLKTLTQQIDGRIWAMEKKVSEYRKLLNSVSEAVSPEESSFSKSVAEEITDCVDVDHN; encoded by the exons atggatGGAAACTTCGATCAGGACAACTTTActcagttcctccgggaaggcGTCGATTATGAAATTGTCGATGTCGATGATACTTTGATATCAGAACAACTTTTTGATACGGAACATCAGACTCAG CCAAAACGAAAGAAACCCCAAATTGTGGAGCTAGCTGAGCTTCCTCGTACTCCCGATCAAAAAAAGTATCGTTTCAAAGGAGTTTTCATAGCGAGGAATTTTAAAGGGCAGAAGCACGGTGAAAACGTAGGAGAACTTCTCATTACAGCAGATTCTACAGATGAGGTCGTGAAGCAGACTTGGGATTTTACTTCTAAATTCCTGCAACGTGAGGTATTCTTCAGATATCCGCAATCTACAGCTTCCTCCTCAACTGACCTAGAACTGTGTGTGAAGGAATCAGAACCTAGTTTCGAAGACTTCGATAAATTTGTGTTGTTCAGTGATAAGATTTCGAAGCGATATTACACTCCATCTTCTTTGACATCGAATATGCTGCACAGCTGGTATAATAAGGatgtgaatatttttatttatcgaTATTCAGTGGCAGTTACCTCATCCCAACAATGGGACAAAGTAAAGGCCAAGCAGCTGAAACCGTCGAATCCGGACCGATCAGGAGCACCTTCAAATGTGAATCTTTTTGAAACAGTCGCCGAGTTGAAAGAAGCCCATAGAGAACACTATGTTTCCGATGACATAAACTGGTCAATTTGGGCCACCTATATTCTTAAGCAACCGGAGCATCTTCGAACCCGTCTTATTGCCAGTGGACCACCTGATACCATGGTTCGGTTGTTTCGACCTGTTCCGATTCACCCAGATTCTATTTTGGTAAAAACTAAACAGGAGTTGAAAGTAGCCAGGAATGTGGTTGACTTTTTCGACGATGAGCTGAAAGATCTTCGTACATGTACCGACAGCTTAAAAACTCTTACTCAACAAATTGATGGAAGAATTTGGGCGATGGAGAAAAAAGTTTCCGAGTATCGAAAGCTATTAAATTCTGTGTCTGAGGCTGTGTCACCTGAGGAATCCTCATTTTCGAAATCAGTCGCAGAAGAAATAACAGACTGTGTTGATGTAGATCacaattaa